From one Malus sylvestris chromosome 1, drMalSylv7.2, whole genome shotgun sequence genomic stretch:
- the LOC126590754 gene encoding uncharacterized protein LOC126590754: MSGPSDRRFDLNLVEEAAPPSSDNIWRPSFVSPTGPLTVGDSVMKNDMTAAVVARNLLTPKDNRLLSKRSDELAVKDSLALSVQCAGSVSNMAQRLFARTRQVESLAAEVISLKQEIRGLKHENKQLHRLAHDYATNMKRKLDQMKETDGQVLLDHQRFVGLFQRHLLPSSSGAVPRNEAPNDQPLMPPPSRVLSSTEAPNDPPPVPSLSGALPTAETSPKQPL; the protein is encoded by the coding sequence atgtctggcccctccgaccgtcgttttgacttgaaccttgttgaagaggcagccccgccttcgtcagacaacatatggcgcccatccttcgtctcccctactggtcctcttaccgttggggattccgtgatgaagaatgatatgaccgctgcggtggtggccaggaaccttctcactcccaaagataacagactactttccaaacggtctgatgagttagctgttaaggattcgctggctctcagtgttcagtgtgcaggttctgtgtctaatatggcccaacgcctatttgctcgaacccgccaagttgaatcattggcggctgaagttataagtctcaaacaggagattagagggctcaagcatgagaataaacagttgcaccggctcgcacatgactatgctacaaacatgaagaggaagcttgaccagatgaaggaaactgatggtcaggttttacttgatcatcagagatttgtgggtttgttccaaaggcatttattgccttcgtcttctggggctgtaccgcgtaatgaagctccaaatgatcaacctctgatgcctcctccttctagggttctgtccagtactgaggctccaaatgatccccctccggtgccttctctttctggggctctaccgactgctgagacttctcctaagcaacctttgtga